One genomic window of Arachis stenosperma cultivar V10309 chromosome 10, arast.V10309.gnm1.PFL2, whole genome shotgun sequence includes the following:
- the LOC130956643 gene encoding classical arabinogalactan protein 1-like, giving the protein MALRSLFVFMVVAALLLSTTMAQTPATSPVATPHKKAKHHSSHALSPSPAVSPSAGGSPLSSQGAVSPSSISTSPSGAPGPAQSAAVLNRFTVVSSAAVVVFSAALLL; this is encoded by the coding sequence aTGGCTCTTCGCTCTCTCTTTGTTTTCATGGTGGTGGCTGCGTTGTTGTTGAGCACCACAATGGCTCAAACTCCGGCTACCTCGCCGGTGGCTACTCCTCACAAGAAAGCTAAGCATCACTCATCTCACGCTCTTTCTCCCTCTCCCGCCGTTTCACCCTCCGCCGGAGGTTCTCCACTCTCTTCCCAGGGTGCCGTATCTCCCTCCTCCATTTCTACTTCACCTTCCGGAGCACCAGGACCGGCTCAAAGCGCTGCCGTTTTGAACAGATTCACCGTCGTTTCTTCTGCTGCCGTTGTTGTCTTCTCTGCTGCTCTACTATTGTAG
- the LOC130955053 gene encoding bifunctional riboflavin biosynthesis protein RIBA 1, chloroplastic-like, whose protein sequence is MASLNLSYSSSSPALSHTRAIKQFKLFNGLNSAIVNGQGSDFPFVRLSSKFSSTENAVTKIKATLISGGGDLLSYPNGSAVENLDKDNSVGIEVQPDAIAFGSLPTDTTLSSIGFSIENDEFDLDAPTKGFASIPEAIEDIRQGKMVVVVDDEDRENEGDLIMAAQLATPEAMAFIVKHGTGIVCVSMKEEDLERLELPLMVNSKDNDEKLRTAFTVTVDAKHGTSTGVSAQDRATTVLALASKDSTPGDFNRPGHIFPLKYREGGVLKRAGHTEASVDLAVLAGLDPVAVLCEVVDDDGSMARLPKLREFAERENLKIVSIADLIRYRRKRDKLVVHAAAARIPTMWGPFTAYCYRSLLDGIEHIAMVKGDIGDGQDVLVRVHSECLTGDIFGSARCDCGNQLALAMQQIEAAGRGVLIYLRGHEGRGIGLGHKLRAYNLQDDGRDTVEANEELGLPVDSREYGIGAQILRDLGVHSMKLMTNNPAKYVGLKGYGLTVTGRIPLVTLITPENKRYLETKRVKMGHMYGLEFKSQLNSNGSVNGEANSVDDSNAVTSL, encoded by the exons ATGGCTTCTTTGAATCTCtcctattcttcttcttcaccagcaCTCTCACACACACG GGCAATCAAACAGTTCAAATTGTTCAATGGACTGAATTCAGCAATTGTGAATGGACAGGGATCTGATTTTCCCTTTGTCCGGCTGAGCTCTAAATTTTCGTCAACCGAAAATGCTGTAACCAAGATCAAAGCTACATTGATCTCTGGAGGAGGTGACCTACTTTCTTATCCAAATGGCAGTGCTGTTGAGAATTTAGACAAAGATAATTCTGTTGGAATTGAGGTTCAACCTGATGCAATAGCATTTGGATCCCTGCCCACGGATACCACGCTATCAAGCATTGGTTTTAGCATTGAGAATGATGAATTTGATTTGGATGCACCCACCAAAGGTTTTGCTTCCATCCCTGAGGCCATTGAAGATATTCGCCAGGGAAAG ATGGTAGTTGTTGTAGATGACGAAGATCGTGAAAATGAAGGGGACTTGATAATGGCAGCGCAGTTGGCAACACCAGAGGCCATGGCTTTTATTGTGAAGCATGGAACTGGTATAGTATGTGTGAGCATGAAGGAGGAAGATCTCGAAAGATTGGAACTTCCTTTGATGGTAAACAGCAAAGACAACGATGAGAAACTACGAACAGCATTCACTGTGACGGTG GATGCCAAACATGGTACCTCCACAGGAGTATCAGCTCAAGATAGAGCAACGACCGTATTGGCCCTTGCATCAAAGGATTCTACACCTGGTGACTTCAACCGCCCAGGCCATATTTTCCCACTAAAGTACAGGGAAGGTGGTGTTTTGAAGAGAGCCGGACACACAGAAGCTTCAGTGGATCTTGCTGTACTTGCTGGTTTGGATCCAGTGGCAGTTCTATGTGAGGTTGTTGATGATGACGGTTCGATGGCTCGGTTGCCAAAGCTTCGTGAGTTTGCAGAGCgtgaaaatttgaaaatcgTGTCTATTGCTGACTTGATAAG ATATAGAAGAAAGAGAGATAAACTCGTTGTTCATGCTGCTGCTGCCCGGATACCTACAATGTGGGGACCGTTCACAGCTTACTGTTATAGATCACTCCTAGATGGGATTGAGCATATTGCAATGGTTAAG GGTGACATTGGTGATGGACAAGATGTTCTTGTCAGGGTACACTCGGAGTGCCTGACAGGAGACATATTCGGGTCTGCCAGATGCGATTGTGGGAATCAACTTGCACTGGCAATGCAACAGATCGAGGCTGCAGGCAGGGGTGTACTGATATACCTCCGTGGACACGAAGGGAGGGGTATCGGGTTGGGACATAAGCTTCGTGCTTACAACCTACAGGACGATGGACGTGATACTGTAGAAGCCAACGAGGAGTTGGGATTGCCCGTTGACTCTAGGGAGTACGGTATTGGTGCGCAG ATATTGAGAGACTTGGGTGTTCATTCTATGAAGTTGATGACAAACAATCCAGCAAAGTATGTTGGGCTCAAAGGATATGGTTTGACAGTTACAGGGAGAATCCCACTGGTAACTCTCATCACACCAGAGAATAAGAGGTATTTAGAGACCAAGCGCGTGAAAATGGGACACATGTATGGCTTGGAGTTTAAGAGCCAATTGAACAGTAATGGCAGTGTCAATGGTGAAGCCAACAGTGTAGATGATTCCAATGCTGTTACTAGCTTATAA
- the LOC130954859 gene encoding 30S ribosomal protein S2, chloroplastic-like isoform X2 → MHPMASSNLSYYSSLSFLSHSRACRHYKLQNGLTLTTINTCMINGYDLPFIHLSSKFFPSDIAVCRQRIKATLISGVGGGGGFDINENYESVGIELQPDDAVPFGSVSPEIVLTRTDSSVDNNEFDLAEPTKGFVFIPEATEDILQGKDAKLGTTTVVSVDDTATTVDHAAPAGLMIVDDGLMARLPNIRQFVAHESDKVASIADLLRYRRKRDNLVVHAAVAASASVPTKQAKRYWNITLEEMMKAGVHFGHGTRKWNPKMAPYISTKRKGINIINLTKTARFLSEACDLVFDAASKGKQFLIVGTRKTIADLIAQAATGARCHYVNKKWLGGMLTNWYTTETRLREFRDLRITQKTGRIKSLPKKDIANFKRKLNHLETYLGGIKYMTRLPDIVIIVDQEKEYTALRECITLGIPTICLVDTNCDPDLADISIPANDDALASIRLILSRLVFAICEGRSNYEQNS, encoded by the exons ATGCACCCAATGGCTTCTTCCAATCTCTCCTATTATTCTTCTTTGTCGTTTCTCTCCCACTCAag GGCATGCAGACACTACAAATTGCAGAATGGACTAACACTAACCACCATAAATACTTGCATGATAAATGGATATGATTTACCATTTATCCATCTCAGTTCCAAATTTTTTCCAAGTGACATTGCTGTTTGTAGACAAAGAATCAAAGCTACACTGATATCTGGagtaggaggaggaggaggatttgatataaatgaaaattatgaatctgTTGGAATTGAGTTACAGCCTGATGATGCAGTACCATTTGGATCAGTGTCACCAGAAATTGTGCTAACAAGAACTGATTCTTCTGTTGACAACAATGAATTTGATTTGGCCGAACCCACCAAGGGTTTTGTTTTCATTCCTGAGGCCACAGAAGATATTCTCCAGGGAAAG GATGCTAAACTTGGTACCACCACAGTGGTATCGGTCGACGATACAGCAACGACTGTGGATCATGCTGCACCTGCTGGTTTGATGATTGTTGATGACGGTTTGATGGCTCGATTGCCAAATATTCGTCAGTTTGTAGCGCATGAAAGTGATAAAGTTGCATCCATTGCTGACTTGCTAAG ATATAGAAGAAAGAGAGATAACTTAGTAGTTCATGCTGCCGTAGCCGCCTCGGCCTCAGTTCCTACAAAGCAGGCAAAAAGATATTGGAACATAACTTTGGAAGAGATGATGAAAGCAGGAGTTCATTTTGGCCATGGTACTAGAAAATGGAATCCGAAAATGGCACCTTACATATCCACAAAACGCAAGGGTATCAACATCATAAATCTTACCAAAACAGCTCGCTTTTTATCAGAAGCTTGTGATTTAGTTTTCGATGCAGCAAGCAAGGGGAAACAATTCCTAATTGTTGGCACTAGGAAGACAATAGCTGATTTAATAGCACAAGCAGCAACAGGAGCTCGGTGTCATTATGTTAATAAGAAATGGCTCGGCGGCATGTTAACCAATTGGTATACCACAGAAACAAGGCTTCGGGAGTTCAGGGACTTGAGGATAACACAGAAGACAGGCAGAATCAAGAGTCTTCCGAAAAAGGATATTGCCAATTTCAAGAGAAAACTCAATCACTTGGAAACATATCTGGGTGGCATTAAATACATGACAAGGTTACCTGATATCGTGATAATCGTTGATCAGGAAAAGGAGTATACTGCACTTAGAGAATGCATCACTTTGGGAATTCCAACCATCTGTTTAGTCGATACAAATTGTGATCCAGATCTTGCAGACATTTCGATTCCAGCTAATGATGATGCTCTAGCATCAATCAGATTAATTCTTAGTAGATTAGTGTTTGCAATTTGTGAGGGTCGTTCTAACTATGAGCAAAATTCTTAA
- the LOC130954859 gene encoding uncharacterized protein LOC130954859 isoform X1, translating to MHPMASSNLSYYSSLSFLSHSRACRHYKLQNGLTLTTINTCMINGYDLPFIHLSSKFFPSDIAVCRQRIKATLISGVGGGGGFDINENYESVGIELQPDDAVPFGSVSPEIVLTRTDSSVDNNEFDLAEPTKGFVFIPEATEDILQGKVHSLRDAKLGTTTVVSVDDTATTVDHAAPAGLMIVDDGLMARLPNIRQFVAHESDKVASIADLLRYRRKRDNLVVHAAVAASASVPTKQAKRYWNITLEEMMKAGVHFGHGTRKWNPKMAPYISTKRKGINIINLTKTARFLSEACDLVFDAASKGKQFLIVGTRKTIADLIAQAATGARCHYVNKKWLGGMLTNWYTTETRLREFRDLRITQKTGRIKSLPKKDIANFKRKLNHLETYLGGIKYMTRLPDIVIIVDQEKEYTALRECITLGIPTICLVDTNCDPDLADISIPANDDALASIRLILSRLVFAICEGRSNYEQNS from the exons ATGCACCCAATGGCTTCTTCCAATCTCTCCTATTATTCTTCTTTGTCGTTTCTCTCCCACTCAag GGCATGCAGACACTACAAATTGCAGAATGGACTAACACTAACCACCATAAATACTTGCATGATAAATGGATATGATTTACCATTTATCCATCTCAGTTCCAAATTTTTTCCAAGTGACATTGCTGTTTGTAGACAAAGAATCAAAGCTACACTGATATCTGGagtaggaggaggaggaggatttgatataaatgaaaattatgaatctgTTGGAATTGAGTTACAGCCTGATGATGCAGTACCATTTGGATCAGTGTCACCAGAAATTGTGCTAACAAGAACTGATTCTTCTGTTGACAACAATGAATTTGATTTGGCCGAACCCACCAAGGGTTTTGTTTTCATTCCTGAGGCCACAGAAGATATTCTCCAGGGAAAGGTACACTCTCTGAGG GATGCTAAACTTGGTACCACCACAGTGGTATCGGTCGACGATACAGCAACGACTGTGGATCATGCTGCACCTGCTGGTTTGATGATTGTTGATGACGGTTTGATGGCTCGATTGCCAAATATTCGTCAGTTTGTAGCGCATGAAAGTGATAAAGTTGCATCCATTGCTGACTTGCTAAG ATATAGAAGAAAGAGAGATAACTTAGTAGTTCATGCTGCCGTAGCCGCCTCGGCCTCAGTTCCTACAAAGCAGGCAAAAAGATATTGGAACATAACTTTGGAAGAGATGATGAAAGCAGGAGTTCATTTTGGCCATGGTACTAGAAAATGGAATCCGAAAATGGCACCTTACATATCCACAAAACGCAAGGGTATCAACATCATAAATCTTACCAAAACAGCTCGCTTTTTATCAGAAGCTTGTGATTTAGTTTTCGATGCAGCAAGCAAGGGGAAACAATTCCTAATTGTTGGCACTAGGAAGACAATAGCTGATTTAATAGCACAAGCAGCAACAGGAGCTCGGTGTCATTATGTTAATAAGAAATGGCTCGGCGGCATGTTAACCAATTGGTATACCACAGAAACAAGGCTTCGGGAGTTCAGGGACTTGAGGATAACACAGAAGACAGGCAGAATCAAGAGTCTTCCGAAAAAGGATATTGCCAATTTCAAGAGAAAACTCAATCACTTGGAAACATATCTGGGTGGCATTAAATACATGACAAGGTTACCTGATATCGTGATAATCGTTGATCAGGAAAAGGAGTATACTGCACTTAGAGAATGCATCACTTTGGGAATTCCAACCATCTGTTTAGTCGATACAAATTGTGATCCAGATCTTGCAGACATTTCGATTCCAGCTAATGATGATGCTCTAGCATCAATCAGATTAATTCTTAGTAGATTAGTGTTTGCAATTTGTGAGGGTCGTTCTAACTATGAGCAAAATTCTTAA